Part of the Mytilus edulis chromosome 9, xbMytEdul2.2, whole genome shotgun sequence genome, tccgcctatgaaatTAATGTACTTTAGATTCTTACCACCCAAAGTACCACGTTTCTTCTCCCTCTTTAAAGTGAGCTCTGTCATCAGTCATATTGAAGGCATCTTCTAAGGATTCAAAGTCTGTTTTGTAAGGGAAGAACTGACATTCCTCTTCGGTCACTTCAAAGGCATCAGTCGTATTGACGTAAAGTTCTTTTAAAAAGTCGTAACTGAAAGTGTTCATGGCGGTCCAGTTTTTCGTTGCATCTTTTATTAGCACCGGCACTGCAGTATATGCGTATTTCTTTGAGAAATCTTCTACAGAAATTTCATATTCATTAGGCACTTGGTATAAATTTCGGCACATTTCACAGTTAGTTAGAGGTCTTGCAACTTCTATAAACATTCCAGAATTGTCTATTGCACATCTTGCTTCTGTGATTGAGTGAACAAAATCTTCCTTCTggttgtaaaacataaacaaaactcCGAATATAATAGGAAGTATTCCTCCTAAGAAAATCAGTCTAAGGTTTCGCTTTTTACTTCTTTCGTCAACTTTGGGTTTTTGTTCGTTTTGATTTAAATCTTTTTCTTCTTTGAAAACCTTATAAACTTCATCATCTGAAATTCCTTTTAGTTTTGCTTCCcgttttaatttcagaaatttagTAACCAACTTTATTTGATTATCCATTTTGTAAGTCACTTTAATAAATGATCCTGTTTA contains:
- the LOC139488833 gene encoding bifunctional arginine demethylase and lysyl-hydroxylase JMJD6-A-like, yielding MDNQIKLVTKFLKLKREAKLKGISDDEVYKVFKEEKDLNQNEQKPKVDERSKKRNLRLIFLGGILPIIFGVLFMFYNQKEDFVHSITEARCAIDNSGMFIEVARPLTNCEMCRNLYQVPNEYEISVEDFSKKYAYTAVPVLIKDATKNWTAMNTFSYDFLKELYVNTTDAFEVTEEECQFFPYKTDFESLEDAFNMTDDRAHFKEGEETWYFGWSNCHPDISTILRKHYNRPYFLPNDSESSSLDWIFMGGSGLGAFIHLDYVQRPSWQAQISGKKTWTLVPTPECEDICHSMNVTVHKGDIFVVDTNQWYHSTFIHPGEVSITIGSEYD